From Deltaproteobacteria bacterium, one genomic window encodes:
- a CDS encoding MmgE/PrpD family protein, with amino-acid sequence MTILDERTTYVLADLTRSIRLNDIPQEVVRKAKELILDSMACILGGVNMEQGKKMLALYGSMGGVPEVSIYGTREKMPLLNAVSVNAYLSTVLDFDDTYDGHPGSTIVPVALSMGEHHDVSGRLFLESVLAGYEIGIRVSNGIKPTPERTKRVRGINTWQIFCAAATAAKLLGLDRDLTAHAYGHAALHAPVPTLRKWGFIDGKIQWLKNNFGWTSYGGVLSALLAQMGFLADTTIMDGEDGFWIMASSDRCNFEALREPLNTWYTLMVHTKPYTACRHIHPTLDAVSAILAEKKLSPEDVEAIEVWTFFEVVENYGFLPSIPFDVPFSAPFLISLLIHGIPTGTEWFNGTYLTQKSILETARKVTLREWEEASKAYPLVKRELMSRVEIKTKAGDLANRTIRVPKGDPRNPMSDVQLKQKFFTLAEPLIGKERCEDVYKKVMRIEDLESIRALTNLLVP; translated from the coding sequence ATGACCATCCTAGATGAAAGAACCACATATGTTCTGGCTGATCTGACCCGTTCGATCCGCCTCAATGACATCCCCCAAGAGGTTGTCCGGAAGGCCAAGGAACTCATTCTGGATTCCATGGCCTGTATCCTAGGGGGGGTAAATATGGAACAGGGGAAAAAGATGCTTGCCCTTTACGGTTCCATGGGAGGCGTTCCTGAGGTGTCCATCTACGGGACGCGGGAAAAGATGCCCCTTCTCAATGCTGTCAGCGTAAACGCTTATCTTTCAACCGTTCTCGATTTCGACGACACCTACGACGGCCATCCCGGGTCGACCATCGTCCCGGTGGCCTTGAGCATGGGTGAGCACCATGATGTAAGCGGCAGACTTTTCCTGGAATCCGTCCTGGCCGGATATGAAATCGGGATCCGGGTTTCCAATGGGATCAAACCGACCCCTGAACGAACCAAACGGGTGCGGGGCATCAATACCTGGCAGATCTTCTGCGCCGCGGCGACGGCCGCAAAACTTCTGGGTCTTGACCGGGACCTGACGGCCCACGCATACGGTCATGCAGCTCTTCATGCCCCTGTGCCGACTCTAAGGAAGTGGGGATTTATCGACGGTAAGATACAATGGTTAAAAAATAATTTCGGATGGACATCCTATGGAGGCGTTCTATCTGCCCTGCTGGCCCAAATGGGCTTTCTCGCGGACACGACCATTATGGACGGTGAGGACGGCTTCTGGATTATGGCATCTTCGGACCGGTGCAATTTCGAGGCCCTGAGGGAACCTTTAAACACCTGGTACACTTTGATGGTCCACACCAAACCCTACACGGCATGCCGCCATATCCATCCCACGCTGGATGCCGTTTCCGCGATCTTGGCCGAGAAAAAACTTTCCCCTGAGGATGTCGAGGCCATTGAAGTGTGGACCTTTTTCGAAGTCGTGGAAAATTACGGATTCCTGCCCTCCATACCCTTCGATGTTCCTTTCAGCGCCCCTTTCCTGATATCGCTGCTGATTCACGGGATCCCCACCGGGACTGAATGGTTCAATGGGACCTACCTAACGCAAAAATCCATCCTGGAGACAGCCCGGAAGGTCACCTTGAGGGAATGGGAGGAGGCAAGCAAGGCCTACCCTCTGGTCAAAAGGGAGTTAATGTCCCGAGTTGAAATCAAGACCAAGGCAGGCGATCTTGCCAACAGGACAATAAGGGTGCCTAAAGGGGATCCCCGGAATCCCATGTCGGATGTGCAATTGAAACAGAAATTTTTCACCCTGGCAGAACCTCTTATCGGAAAAGAACGATGCGAGGATGTATACAAGAAAGTGATGCGTATTGAGGACCTGGAAAGCATACGGGCCCTTACAAATCTGCTGGTCCCATAA
- a CDS encoding class I SAM-dependent methyltransferase: MFTSFFLKMLNREASSPGNMPEKIVESLQVQPGYVVADIGSGGGYFTLKFAGKVGETGKVYAVDTKPQYLDFIRRRAEQEGLNNIYFLVAKGSETGLPEASLDLVFARNVFHHLPEPVEFFRNLKRALKPDGRVAIIDHAPGGGFGFVRLFKHHTPVEVILQEMKRAGYLLVKSFDFLPGQTFNLFKKGDVVD; the protein is encoded by the coding sequence ATGTTCACCTCATTTTTCTTGAAAATGTTGAACAGGGAAGCATCTTCGCCCGGAAACATGCCGGAAAAGATTGTCGAGAGTCTTCAGGTCCAGCCAGGATACGTCGTTGCTGATATCGGTTCGGGAGGCGGATACTTCACGCTCAAGTTCGCCGGGAAAGTGGGCGAGACCGGGAAAGTTTACGCCGTCGATACCAAGCCGCAGTACCTGGACTTCATAAGGCGCAGGGCTGAACAGGAAGGATTGAATAACATTTATTTCCTGGTGGCAAAAGGATCTGAGACAGGCCTGCCTGAAGCCTCTCTTGACCTTGTCTTCGCCAGGAATGTCTTTCATCATTTGCCCGAACCGGTGGAGTTTTTCCGCAATCTCAAGAGGGCCTTGAAACCGGATGGGAGGGTAGCGATCATTGACCACGCTCCCGGGGGCGGATTTGGTTTTGTCAGGTTATTCAAGCATCACACGCCCGTTGAGGTCATCTTGCAGGAAATGAAGCGTGCGGGATATCTCCTGGTCAAGTCTTTCGACTTCCTGCCGGGGCAGACGTTCAATCTGTTCAAAAAGGGGGACGTTGTCGACTAG
- a CDS encoding MarR family transcriptional regulator — protein sequence MKDRQHEEPAIEVLVDEVVALYHLLRVIAARIHSGTGLTAAMRGILRGLDRLGPQTVPQMARARPVSRQYIQALVNRLQEEGYVETTANPAHKRSGIVRLTRRGETLIEAMRRTEAHFLEGLGIDIDGEEIKDAISVLRRLRRIFVGVTRNESRSTDST from the coding sequence ATGAAAGACCGACAACATGAAGAGCCGGCCATTGAGGTTCTTGTCGATGAAGTTGTGGCCCTGTATCATCTTTTGCGAGTCATTGCGGCCCGTATTCACTCGGGTACGGGGCTTACGGCCGCAATGCGCGGCATCCTCAGGGGCCTTGACCGCCTTGGACCGCAAACTGTGCCCCAGATGGCCCGGGCGCGGCCGGTTTCCCGGCAGTACATCCAGGCGCTGGTAAACCGGCTCCAGGAAGAAGGCTACGTGGAGACGACCGCCAACCCGGCGCATAAACGCTCCGGTATCGTGCGCCTGACCCGGCGGGGGGAAACCCTGATCGAGGCGATGAGACGTACGGAGGCGCATTTCCTGGAAGGGCTGGGGATAGATATCGATGGAGAGGAAATAAAGGACGCAATATCCGTGCTTCGGAGACTTCGAAGGATTTTTGTGGGGGTTACGCGCAACGAGTCACGGAGCACGGACAGCACATGA